The Eubacterium ventriosum genome includes the window AAGGGGATGGATGAAGAGGTTTATAAACATATAACACCTGAAAGATTATATAGATTTTCAGGTATACAGAAGCAGTCATTTAATACTATTTATCAGCTAATGGCAGACAAAATTCAAAGACCTAAAGAGTTGGAGAAGGCGAAAACATTCCTTATGCTACCGGATTATTTTCAGTTTTTATTAACAGGAAAGAAGAAATCCGAATATACCAATGCAACATCAACCCAATTGGTTAAGGTAAATACAAGAAAGTGGAACAGAAAGCTTATGGCAGACCTTGGAATACCAAAGGATATGTTTTTAAGACTTAGCAAAACAGGACAGTATACAGGAAAAATAAGACCGGCAATTAGAGAAATAGTAGGTTTTAATGCCAATGTGGTTATGTGTGCAAGTCACGATACGGCATCAGCAGTAATGTCAGTGCCTGAAATTAGTGGTAATGGAATTTACATAAGTTCAGGAACATGGTCATTAATGGGTGTTGAAAGCGAAAAGGTTATTAATACTGAAAAAAGTATGAATGAAAACTTTACCAATGAAGGTGGTTATGAATATCGATACAGATATTTGAAAAACATTATGGGACTGTGGATGATTCAGTCAGTAAGACACGAATTGGATGATAAGTATTCTTTTGCAGAACTTTGTGAAATGGCAGAAGAATGTAAAATATTTCCGTCAAGAGTGGACGTAAACAGTGATGAATTTCTTGCACCAGAATCTATGATTGATGCCATTAAGGAATATTGTAAGAAGACTAATCAGCAGATTCCTGAACAAATAGGTGAGATTGCAACAGTAATCTATCAGAGTCTTGCAGAAAGCTATGGACAGACAGTAAAAGAAATAGAGGAAAATACAGGCAGAACTTATGAGGCAATTTATATTGTAGGTGGAGGTTCCAATGCAGAATACTTAAACAAGTTAACGGCAAATGCAACAGGAAAGACTGTATATGCAGGACCTTTAGAAGCAACAGCCATAGGTAACATAATGGCGCAGGCAATAAGAGATGAGCAAA containing:
- the rhaB gene encoding rhamnulokinase; the protein is MNYYLAIDIGASSGRHILGSLENGQLNLEEIYRFENGMKKKEGHLVWDTKYLFHEILEGIKKCKEINKIPKSIAIDTWAVDYVLLDENDEVIGDVYGYRDSRTKGMDEEVYKHITPERLYRFSGIQKQSFNTIYQLMADKIQRPKELEKAKTFLMLPDYFQFLLTGKKKSEYTNATSTQLVKVNTRKWNRKLMADLGIPKDMFLRLSKTGQYTGKIRPAIREIVGFNANVVMCASHDTASAVMSVPEISGNGIYISSGTWSLMGVESEKVINTEKSMNENFTNEGGYEYRYRYLKNIMGLWMIQSVRHELDDKYSFAELCEMAEECKIFPSRVDVNSDEFLAPESMIDAIKEYCKKTNQQIPEQIGEIATVIYQSLAESYGQTVKEIEENTGRTYEAIYIVGGGSNAEYLNKLTANATGKTVYAGPLEATAIGNIMAQAIRDEQIENLTEARKCVMNSFEIKKYQPDNN